One region of Armigeres subalbatus isolate Guangzhou_Male chromosome 3, GZ_Asu_2, whole genome shotgun sequence genomic DNA includes:
- the LOC134226808 gene encoding transport and Golgi organization protein 2-like, giving the protein MCILFIYVNNNGVPVQGEYKLILASNRDEYYTRPAKAAAPWDESPFVIGGRDMEPGREGGTWLAISGREGIVKIGALLNVTGESKPNVTLGRGPIVANYLVEPLSNEEYSKQLLANDNYGPFNLVSVQIDTKGGNNGGNVSILHTSNTPCKIDQCELDNPLGFGNSTLDVPLQKVKHGRKQFGDIVDKRLKLESKEQLINELLELLSSDEKHLPDPELSRRVPKYFEKLSSINVRFPESGYGSRTRTVILIDHENRMDFIEETMVTADPNGEWKRTTWERQF; this is encoded by the exons ATGTGCATTTTATTCATCTACGTGAACAATAACGGAGTACCAGTGCAGGGCGAATACAAACTGATATTGGCCTCCAATAGGGATGAGTACTATACGAGACCAGCTAAGGCAGCGGCTCCCTGGGACGAGAGTCCGTTTGTGATTGGTGGACGTGATATGGAACCGGGTCGAGAAGGCGGAACCTGGTTGGCAATCAGTGGACGCGAGGGCATCGTAAAAATAGGTGCATTGTTGAACGTTACTGGTGAGAGTAAGCCGAATGTTACTTTGGGGCGAGGACCAATAGTAGCCAACTACTTGGTAGAGCCGTTGTCGAATGAGGAATATTCAAAACAACTGCTAGCTAATGATAATTACGGACCTTTCAATTTGGTATCAGTGCAAATAGACACAAAGGGTGGCAACAACGGTGGAAACGTGTCGATACTTCATACCAGCAATACACCTTGCAAGATCGATCAGTGTGAGCTGGATAACCCGCTCGGGTTTGGAAACAGTACATTAGACGTGCCACTGCAGAAGGTTAAACACGGACGCAAACAGTTTGGTGATATTGTGGATAAACGACTGAAGTTGGAGTCAAAAGAGCAGCTAATTAATGAGCTATTGGAACTTCTGAGCAGTGATGAGAA ACACCTCCCGGACCCAGAACTATCCCGTCGTGTGCCCAAGTACTTCGAGAAACTATCCAGCATTAACGTGCGCTTTCCTGAGTCGGGCTACGGTAGCCGCACCCGAACCGTAATCCTAATCGACCACGAAAACCGAATGGACTTTATCGAGGAAACAATGGTCACTGCCGATCCGAACGGCGAATGGAAACGAACCACCTGGGAGCGACAATTTTAA